In Spinacia oleracea cultivar Varoflay chromosome 5, BTI_SOV_V1, whole genome shotgun sequence, a single window of DNA contains:
- the LOC110777266 gene encoding protein PEROXIN-4: MQASRARLFKEYKEVQREKTADPDITLVCDDTNIFKWTALIKGPSETPYDGGVFQLAFAVPEQYPLQPPQVRFLTKIFHPNVHFKTGEICLDILKNAWSPAWTLQSVCRAIIALMAHPEPDSPLNCDSGNLLRSGDVRGFNSMAKMYTRLAAMPKKG, encoded by the exons ATGCAG GCATCCAGGGCCCGGCTGTTCAAAGAATACAAGGAGGTGCAGCGAGAAAAAACAGCTGATCCAGATATTACACTTGTTTGTGATGACACCAACATATTCAAGTGGACTGCTTTAATTAAG GGGCCATCAGAAACTCCTTATGATGGTGGTGTTTTCCAGCTTGCATTTGCGGTGCCTGAACAATATCCTTTGCAACCTCCTCAAGTCcgatttttgacaaaaatcttTCATCCAAATGTCCATTTCAAG ACTGGAGAGATTTGCTTAGACATCTTAAAAAATGCATGGAGCCCTGCTTGGACCTTGCAATCAGTGTGCAGAGCAATAATTGCTTTGATGGCCCATCCGGAACCTGATAGTCCCTTAAATTGTGATTCAG GCAATCTTCTGCGATCTGGAGACGTAAGAGGATTCAATTCCATGGCAAAGATGTATACAAGACTTGCAGCCATGCCGAAGAAAGGATAA
- the LOC130461575 gene encoding uncharacterized protein produces the protein MRAHTVKVISKADPIKYILSRPVLSGRLAKWAMLISQHDVVYVPQKAIKGQSLADFLAAHPIPSHWELPDDLPGEEVFYIDVLPPWEMYFDGAARQDGAGAGVILVSPEKHVFTYSFTLTNLCSNNVAEYQALVLGLQMAKEMKIQDLDVYGDSKLVIHQLLDDYDVKKDDLIPYYKHASQLLAEFESVRLQHVPRSANKTADALANLAATFALGAEENMSVPVCNRWVINPQDEVEIEAEELSGAVTVYEIDIEDWRRPLIDFLVHEKLPSDLKHKMEIRRRAPRFIYYKETLYRRSFLGTWLRCLGDEEAAKTMQEAHSGVCGAHQSGPKLHDRVKRMGYYWPTMVQDCMELAKKCEACQFHANFIHQPPEPLHPTVTSWPFEAWGLDVVGPITPKSSGGHAYILAATDYFSKWAEAIPLREVKKENVVDFIRNHIIHRYGVPRYIITDNGTPFV, from the coding sequence ATGCGGGCACATACGGTGAAGGTGATCTCCAAAGCTGACCCCATAAAGTACATCCTATCAAGACCAGTACTATCCGGAAGACTTGCTAAATGGGCTATGCTCATAAGTCAACATGATGTTGTGTACGTACCTCAAAAGGCGATCAAGGGACAATCTTTGGCCGATTTCCTAGCTGCACATCCGATTCCATCACATTGGGAGCTTCCTGATGATCTACCTGGAGAAGAAGTATTCTACATTGATGTCTTACCTCCATGGGAAATGTACTTCGACGGAGCAGCTCGCCAAGATGGTGCGGGAGCAGGGGTCATCCTTGTATCACCTGAGAAACATGTCTTCACGTATTCATTTACGCTCACCAACTTATGCTCGAACAATGTTGCTGAATATCAAGCTCTCGTTCTGGGGCTTCAAATGGCAAAAGAGATGAAAATACAGGACCTTGATGTATACGGTGACTCCAAGCTGGTGATCCATCAACTCCTCGATGATTATGATGTCAAGAAAGATGACTTGATTCCTTATTATAAGCATGCTTCACAATTGCTGGCAGAATTTGAGAGCGTCCGGTTGCAACATGTTCCAAGGAGTGCCAACAAGACAGCGGATGCACTTGCAAATCTCGCAGCCACATTCGCACTGGGGGCAGAAGAAAACATGTCGGTCCCGGTCTGTAATCGATGGGTGATAAACCCTCAAGATGAAGTTGAAATTGAAGCTGAAGAACTCTCAGGTGCAGTTACTGTCTATGAGATAGACATAGAAGATTGGCGTCGACCCCTCATTGATTTCTTGGTACACGAAAAGTTGCCAAGCGATTTGAAACACAAGATGGAAATTCGACGACGTGCTCCACGCTTCATTTACTACAAAGAAACACTTTACAGGCGTTCGTTCCTTGGAACCTGGTTGAGATGTTTGGGAGATGAAGAAGCAGCAAAAACAATGCAAGAAGCTCATTCTGGAGTTTGCGGAGCTCACCAATCTGGTCCTAAGCTTCACGACCGTGTCAAGAGGATGGGGTACTACTGGCCAACCATGGTTCAAGATTGCATGGAACTTGCGAAGAAATGTGAAGCTTGTCAATTCCATGCAAACTTTATTCATCAACCTCCGGAACCGCTACATCCGACAGTGACATCTTGGCCGTTTGAAGCATGGGGTCTCGATGTTGTTGGTCCAATCACACCGAAATCATCAGGTGGTCATGCATACATCCTTGCCGCTACGGATTACTTCTCAAAATGGGCGGAAGCAATACCTCTTCGTGAAGTCAAGAAAGAGAACGTGGTCGATTTTATTCGAAATCACATCATACATCGATATGGCGTGCCACGTTACATAATCACAGACAACGGAACACCATTTGTCTAA
- the LOC130461256 gene encoding uncharacterized protein has protein sequence MVHFKYHDTPGEETLSLMEDANSVDGAHFRSFLHVIGPFANINSSTEFSGPKSWYKESRDVNAFGGKTPKPVLVASHHRPCDEACSFQTLSTRLSRKETKWSSSPKFGVEPTYIPLYWEWLEDVLHHSRRTLASTHILDAVYASMYIYKCNSPVMQAFCESWCPTTNTLHTSVGEMSISLWDIYDLGGLPVTGLFYDEVIPSAVELEGSDDEHSLYLPYSCFALSF, from the coding sequence ATGGTTCATTTCAAGTATCATGATACTCCTGGAGAAGAGACTTTGTCACTCATGGAAGATGCTAATTCGGTCGATGGAGCGCACTTTCGTTCATTTCTTCATGTGATTGGTCCTTTTGCAAACATCAATTCTTCTACGGAGTTCTCGGGCCCGAAAAGCTGGTACAAGGAGAGTCGTGATGTTAATGCATTTGGTGGAAAAACACCTAAACCTGTCCTTGTCGCTTCACATCACCGTCCCTGCGATGAGGCGTGTTCTTTCCAGACATTATCTACGCGTTTGTCCCGCAAGGAGACCAAATGGAGTTCTAGTCCGAAATTTGGAGTCGAGCCAACATACATCCCTCTTTATTGGGAATGGTTAGAAGATGTCCTGCACCATTCCAGACGCACACTTGCTAGCACCCATATTCTTGATGCCGTCTATGCTTCCATGTACATCTACAAGTGTAATTCTCCTGTCATGCAGGCTTTTTGCGAATCCTGGTGTCCTACGACAAATACCTTGCACACTTCAGTTGGAGAAATGTCAATCAGTCTTTGGGATATATACGACCTTGGTGGGCTTCCCGTAACTGGCCTTTTTTATGACGAGGTCATCCCTTCTGCCGTTGAATTGGAAGGCTCCGACGATGAGCACAGTTTATACCTCCCTTACAGTTGCTTTGCATTATCTTTCTGA